The Pedobacter ginsengisoli region GAACTCCTGTAGGAGATAAGCTTAATATAACTCGACTTAAACCAGGTAAATACAAGCTAATCCTGGGAGAAGGAAATTGCAGTAAAGAATCACCTTTTATCGATATTAAGGATCTAACACCAGTATTCGATGATAGAAATATAATTGTAACTAATTCAAGTTGCGGACAGAAAAATGGTAGCATTAAAAATTTACTAGTGGGTATGGTGGATCCTGGTGCTTTGAAGTTAAAATGGCTTGATAAAAATAACCAAGAATTAGGGACAAGTGCTGACTTGGTAAATGTTCCCTCAGGAGAATACATTCTTGAGGCAAGATATAGCGGCTCAAATTGCATTAAAACTTATGGCCCCGTTGTATTAACTAATCAAAGCGGCCCGTCCATTGATCTATCCGGCGCCATTTTTAAAAATGCAACCTGTGGCGGCTCTAATGGCTCTATAACCAACGTTAAAGTAGCAGGAACAGGAAGTATTACTTACACATGGAAAAATGCGGCAGGAGTAACTGTAGGCACTACAAAAGACCTGATAAATGTTCAATCAGGCTGGTATGTTCTTGAAGTGAAAGATGGAACGGCATGCCTCGTTTTAGGATCTGCTCCCGTTCAGGTCAAAGAAACAAATGGAATTACCATTGATGAAGCGAATGCGAAACTCATTCCAGTAGCATGTAATTCAACATCTGGAGGCATAACCGGTTTAATAGTTACAGGAGCCACTACATATAAATGGATGAATCAAGCCAATCTGGAAGTAGGACATTCCCTGAATCTGACAGGAATTGGTGTCGGGAAATATCATTTGTTGGCAAGTAATGCCTCTGGGTGTACTAAACAAAGTCTGGTTTATGAGGTTAAAGAATTACCCTCCACACTATTTGATGTACAAGCTGTAGGTGGAAGCAGTGCTTATTGCAATCAATCTAATGGAACAATCTCAATTAAAGTTAATGGCTTACTACAACCTTTGGGAGTTAGGTGGGTTAATGCCTCAGGCACAACAGTGGGTAATTCAATGATTTTAACTGCATTGGCTGGAAGCTATAAACTTTATCTTACTGATAATAACAACTGCGAATCCTTCTACAGAGAATTCTCAATACTAAATGTGGATCCAGCTGTAATAAACCGAGGCGAAGAAAAAGTCACAAACGATCAATGCAATTTAGGCAAGGGAAGTATCAAAGCTCCAGGTATTTCTGGAATACCTCCATACTCTTATTTCTGGTCAGACAATAATGGTCAGCAAATCGGTTCTGGGCCTGTGCTCGAAAATATTTCTGCAGGTAATTATTCACTTACGATTAGTGATGCTCTTGTTTGTTCAAAACAAACGATTCTGTATACCGTTTTAAATGAAGAGAAAACTTTATTGCCTCCAATATTAAATGATTTAAAGATCTGTGCTCCCGGTGATGCTTTTATCCAGGTAATGCAACCTGGAATAGGTACCTATGTTTTATATAATGAAAATGGAATACGCTTAGATCAAAGTAAATCTGGAACTTTTAAGGTTAACATTCTAAATAGCCAAAACTATTTTATTAGTCAGGTCGTAGGATTATGTGAGAGTCCTACCGGAAGAATAAGAGTTACTATAGAAAATGAAGGCTTGTCTAAAGTGCCGAATGCTATTTCTCCTAACAATGATGGACACAATGACATTTGGTTAATACCAGACATGATAAACTATCCCAAAGGAACTGTGTTTATCTTTAACCGTTACGGACAAAAAGTATTTGCGTCAACCGGATACAAGCAACCTTTTGATGGCCGACAAAATGGGAAAGATTTGCCGGTAGGGACTTACTATTATATAATTGATTTAAAAAGAGCATGTGGTTTATTAAAAGGAAGTATAACTATTATCCGATAAAATTTCCTCTGTATCATATTAAATTGCATTTTTACTTTTAACTCTTAAAGCAAGTTACAAGCATGTTTCAGATGATAATATCAGGTATTGGCTGGTTTGGTGTGGTTTTATGTACACTAGGTTACTTATTATTAAGCACAAAAGTCATAACCTCCGACTCTCGGATTTTCCAGTTACTCAATATTGTGGGCGGCTCTTGTTTAGTAACGATAGCATTCGAAAACAGCGATTGGCCTAATGTTATGGCCAATTTACTTTGGGTATTCATTGGGGTTTATGCTTTTGGCCGGCAGTTAAGAACCCAGAGTGCTGTTAGAAAGGATTAACTTCTCTATTCCTAAAATCTGATATGCTTTACTTTTATAATAATCCAGTCTTTCTGCATATGCCTTTTTATCACTTTCTAAAGAAAGATAAAAATAGGCACCATCAACCAGTACAAAAATAAGATCGGCAGCCGTTTTGGCATCTTCTACTCTGATCAGTTGTTTTTCATTGCAACGGTCTATCATTGAAGCTAGGGCCAGCCTAAGAGAATCTAATATAGTCTTATATTTCTCTTTAATCTTTTTTTCTCTGAATGCCAGAGCATAAAAAGTATAAAACAACCCGTCGTCAAAGAGCAAATTCCATTTTTTAGAGAAAAGCATTTCAATTGTTTTCTGCAAATCAGAAAGTGTAACAGCATCCTTGTTCTTAATAGTATATATTAACAGATACCTTTCAAGTATATAATCAATAAGGGCGTAGGTTAGGTCTTCTTTTGTTTCGAAGTAATGGATAATAAGGCTTGGATTAATATCCATTACTTTGGCAATTTTTGCTATCGAGGTATTCTCATACCCCTCTTTTTTAGCAACCTTATAAAATATCTTAATAATTTCTAGTTGTCTTGTCTCTTTAAGACTCTTTCTTCCCATGATAAAATTTATTCTTCCAAACTAATCAAAAGTAATCTTATTTCGCAAATTTATTTTTATAGATTGAATGTATGTTCAATTAATTTATTAATTTAGTTCTAACCTACTGTTAACACTGCATGTGGATATTTGCGGCGCTCAGACAGTAAATACAATAACAAACCAAACAAACTTAATCTTAGTGCAATTATGAAAAAAAAGCTACTACTAATTTGCTTCATGTTTTTTGCAGCAAAGAGTTTTGCCCAGAATATCACCGTAAAGGGTGAGGTTGTGGATGCCGAAACCAAAGGGCCTATTCCGGCAGTTAACATCAGTGTAAAGGGAACAAAGCTGGGTACTGCAACAAACTCAAATGGTATTTACACCCTAACCAATGTAAACCCTAAAGCTATCCTGGTATTTTCTTATATCGGATATAAGCCTCAGGAAATTAACTTGAATGGAAAAACACAAGTAAACGTAACACTAACTCCTGACTTGAGTGATCTTCAAGAAGTGGTAGTAGTGGGGTTTGGAACAAAGAAAAAAATTAACATTGCAGGGGCAATAGATCAGATCTCTGGAAAGGAACTTGAATCGAGGCCGGTTACCAATGCAATGCAGGCATTGCAAGGGCTTAGTCCTGGGTTAAACATTACCTATGGAGGCGGTTCTCCGGGTACAGTTCCAGCCATAAATATTAGGGGGTATACTTCAATTAACGGAGGTTCACCTT contains the following coding sequences:
- a CDS encoding gliding motility-associated C-terminal domain-containing protein, with the translated sequence MRFTLILILLCLNFNAFSNTFVVTSNADSGVGTLRDALQKAAANGVSEKDYIHFNLPGSTEIDRTVVALTPLPLLSSNLVIDGTTQPNGSFGVTNSRVRIFSKISQINDRSTLKGDAIDNLEIYGLWINNLYEGGTSTNAIEILNSGKIIIGGNNKGNFFQNGITISKTKEFIFKSNVCFSSVDGNVGNWGRIYLEAVDKILIGGNENEGNMIAGVLQVHSDQVNISDTRPKYIDISYNNIGANYARNHSDRSFGVEEPRIEIQGSFDNGQPIFNEHHILIKKNVIAACNSDVVIISAVSGTVAIQGNSFNTDLTGTLDFSPANFSFRIAIVLSTKAQCLIGGDNEGDGNIINAQINGVYDANFPEGTCKVSRNRMFCLYGLPFLIHSDIDDVPVVEITSSPFETLSGTATPGADVELFYDDACSGCTPEIYLATVKSDANGKWIYLGSISGAVVASATLNNQTSLFTEAALNMDGLKVINASCGLANGSISGIESMNSQVYKWVNELGTPVGDKLNITRLKPGKYKLILGEGNCSKESPFIDIKDLTPVFDDRNIIVTNSSCGQKNGSIKNLLVGMVDPGALKLKWLDKNNQELGTSADLVNVPSGEYILEARYSGSNCIKTYGPVVLTNQSGPSIDLSGAIFKNATCGGSNGSITNVKVAGTGSITYTWKNAAGVTVGTTKDLINVQSGWYVLEVKDGTACLVLGSAPVQVKETNGITIDEANAKLIPVACNSTSGGITGLIVTGATTYKWMNQANLEVGHSLNLTGIGVGKYHLLASNASGCTKQSLVYEVKELPSTLFDVQAVGGSSAYCNQSNGTISIKVNGLLQPLGVRWVNASGTTVGNSMILTALAGSYKLYLTDNNNCESFYREFSILNVDPAVINRGEEKVTNDQCNLGKGSIKAPGISGIPPYSYFWSDNNGQQIGSGPVLENISAGNYSLTISDALVCSKQTILYTVLNEEKTLLPPILNDLKICAPGDAFIQVMQPGIGTYVLYNENGIRLDQSKSGTFKVNILNSQNYFISQVVGLCESPTGRIRVTIENEGLSKVPNAISPNNDGHNDIWLIPDMINYPKGTVFIFNRYGQKVFASTGYKQPFDGRQNGKDLPVGTYYYIIDLKRACGLLKGSITIIR
- a CDS encoding CBU_0592 family membrane protein; the encoded protein is MIISGIGWFGVVLCTLGYLLLSTKVITSDSRIFQLLNIVGGSCLVTIAFENSDWPNVMANLLWVFIGVYAFGRQLRTQSAVRKD
- a CDS encoding TetR family transcriptional regulator, encoding MGRKSLKETRQLEIIKIFYKVAKKEGYENTSIAKIAKVMDINPSLIIHYFETKEDLTYALIDYILERYLLIYTIKNKDAVTLSDLQKTIEMLFSKKWNLLFDDGLFYTFYALAFREKKIKEKYKTILDSLRLALASMIDRCNEKQLIRVEDAKTAADLIFVLVDGAYFYLSLESDKKAYAERLDYYKSKAYQILGIEKLILSNSTLGS